The following are from one region of the Stanieria sp. NIES-3757 genome:
- a CDS encoding urea ABC transporter ATP-binding protein, with amino-acid sequence MQVLSVDSQLPKTDLMLQVKNLNVYYGESHILRDVDLSIPSGQMVCLIGRNGVGKTTLLKTIMGLLKPRTGEIIFNDLPITKLPTDRRARMGIGYVPQGREVIPRVTVKENLLLGIEARPEGRKGNEEIPEEIFDLFPVLKTMLSRMGGDLSGGQQQQLAIARALMGKPRLLVLDEPTEGIQPSIILEIEAAVKRIIEATGISVLLVEQHLHFVRQADRYYAMQKGGIVASGSTDQLSQEVIQRFLAV; translated from the coding sequence ATGCAAGTACTAAGTGTCGATTCTCAACTACCAAAAACAGATTTAATGTTGCAGGTTAAAAACCTCAATGTTTATTACGGAGAAAGCCATATCCTCCGCGATGTAGATTTAAGCATTCCTTCAGGACAAATGGTATGTCTAATTGGACGTAACGGTGTAGGTAAAACTACCTTATTGAAAACCATTATGGGTTTATTAAAACCTCGTACTGGAGAAATTATTTTTAACGATTTACCTATTACTAAATTGCCAACCGATCGCCGTGCGAGAATGGGAATAGGTTATGTTCCCCAAGGAAGAGAGGTTATCCCTCGTGTCACAGTCAAAGAAAACTTACTTTTAGGAATAGAAGCTCGTCCTGAGGGAAGAAAAGGTAATGAAGAAATTCCTGAAGAGATTTTTGACCTTTTTCCTGTCCTCAAAACAATGTTATCTCGGATGGGAGGCGATTTGAGTGGCGGACAACAACAACAACTTGCGATCGCTCGCGCTTTAATGGGTAAACCCCGTTTATTGGTTTTAGACGAACCTACCGAGGGAATTCAACCTTCAATTATTCTGGAAATCGAAGCAGCGGTTAAACGAATTATTGAAGCTACAGGTATTTCAGTTTTATTAGTCGAACAGCATTTACATTTTGTCCGTCAAGCAGATAGATATTATGCCATGCAAAAAGGCGGAATTGTCGCTTCTGGAAGTACCGATCAATTAAGTCAAGAAGTAATTCAAAGATTTTTGGCTGTGTAG
- a CDS encoding urea ABC transporter, ATP-binding protein UrtD, which produces MTTSKILEIENLTINFDGFKALNNLNFSMDTGELRVIIGPNGAGKTTFLDVITGKVQPTEGRVLFKGRNLKKTPEYQIACLGIGRKFQTPRVYLNLTVRENLDLVCNHNKSVFSTLFNRPAVTEMRTVAGLLETIGLEAKADLAAALLSHGEKQRLEIGMLVAQSPDLLLVDEPAAGLTDEETENVGALLLSLAESHSIIAIEHDMEFVRQIANNKVTVLHQGSVLCEGTMDQVQNDPRVIEVYLGQPIE; this is translated from the coding sequence ATGACTACTAGCAAAATCTTAGAAATTGAAAATTTAACTATAAATTTTGACGGTTTTAAAGCTCTTAATAATCTCAATTTTAGTATGGATACTGGAGAGTTAAGAGTTATTATTGGCCCTAACGGAGCAGGAAAAACAACTTTTTTAGATGTAATTACTGGCAAAGTTCAGCCAACAGAAGGAAGGGTTTTATTTAAAGGTAGAAATCTCAAAAAAACCCCAGAATATCAAATCGCTTGTTTAGGAATTGGTCGAAAATTCCAAACACCTAGAGTTTATTTAAATTTAACTGTTAGAGAAAATTTGGATTTAGTTTGTAATCACAATAAAAGCGTTTTTTCTACCTTATTTAATCGTCCTGCTGTCACAGAAATGAGAACCGTAGCAGGATTATTAGAAACAATTGGTTTAGAAGCTAAAGCAGACTTAGCAGCAGCTTTGCTTTCTCATGGGGAAAAACAACGTTTAGAAATCGGTATGTTAGTGGCTCAATCTCCTGATTTATTGTTAGTAGATGAACCAGCAGCAGGCTTAACCGATGAAGAGACAGAAAATGTAGGTGCTTTACTACTTTCTTTAGCGGAAAGTCATTCAATTATTGCGATCGAACATGATATGGAATTTGTTCGTCAAATTGCTAATAACAAAGTAACAGTTTTACATCAAGGTTCAGTACTTTGTGAAGGCACAATGGATCAAGTTCAAAATGACCCTCGTGTGATTGAAGTTTATTTAGGACAACCAATCGAATAA